A stretch of the Polyangiaceae bacterium genome encodes the following:
- a CDS encoding LysR family transcriptional regulator, whose product MDPSKKASEIWQWLPVFKVVAETQHLPTAARQLHVSASAISRTIRLVEEALGQELFVRSSRRLILNAAGERLLAATRRSANSLEQGLREVFDQSFSGPFRVSSLGVLTDGFVLPSLLELQAEHPGLVPHMTTRLASEANQSLVSGLLEIAFYYDATTLPGIRCESLGELTNSIYCGRGHALFGKRRVETQELLEHPFSVAAIGDKGTPMDSWPVDLPRKVGFQILMLSTNLQVSLSGSFVTVLPDAVAAPHAEADELWRLAPDLIPNTQVYAAFREDDKNQAVTQTLVSKVRERIQRAPARRRRKA is encoded by the coding sequence GTGGACCCGAGCAAGAAAGCCAGCGAGATCTGGCAGTGGCTGCCCGTGTTCAAAGTGGTCGCGGAGACGCAGCACTTGCCGACGGCAGCGCGCCAGCTTCATGTATCGGCGAGCGCAATCTCGCGCACCATCCGCCTGGTCGAGGAGGCCCTGGGACAGGAGCTGTTCGTCCGCAGTTCGCGGCGCTTGATCCTGAACGCCGCCGGGGAACGTCTCCTCGCGGCAACGCGGCGCTCGGCGAACAGCCTGGAGCAGGGCCTCCGCGAGGTCTTCGACCAGAGCTTCAGTGGACCGTTCCGGGTGAGTAGCCTAGGCGTGCTGACGGATGGCTTCGTCTTGCCCAGCCTACTGGAGCTCCAAGCAGAGCACCCCGGGTTGGTGCCACATATGACGACGCGCCTGGCGAGCGAAGCGAACCAGTCCTTGGTCAGCGGACTCTTGGAAATCGCCTTCTACTACGACGCCACCACGTTGCCTGGCATTCGTTGCGAGAGCCTGGGCGAACTGACGAACTCGATTTACTGCGGGCGCGGGCACGCCCTCTTTGGGAAACGCCGGGTGGAAACTCAAGAGTTGCTCGAGCACCCGTTCAGCGTGGCCGCAATCGGGGACAAGGGAACCCCGATGGACAGCTGGCCGGTGGATCTCCCGCGGAAAGTCGGCTTCCAAATCTTGATGCTCTCGACCAACTTACAGGTCAGCCTCTCGGGCAGCTTCGTAACCGTGCTGCCTGACGCGGTCGCCGCGCCCCACGCGGAGGCTGATGAGCTGTGGCGCCTGGCGCCTGACCTGATCCCAAACACTCAGGTTTACGCGGCCTTCCGTGAAGACGACAAAAACCAGGCGGTAACCCAGACTCTGGTCTCCAAGGTGAGGGAGCGCATCCAGCGCGCACCTGCGCGGCGTCGGCGGAAGGCTTGA
- a CDS encoding NrdH-redoxin, protein MKSSSQFPIATHQRSLRAAFWRRFNGVFSRILVVTLLSASATTLIGCDRDPSDPHRSTEPKANELPPLELRDDTPNLLLTWLDEKGEFHVVQKVADVPENARSHVRVVQTTATDGSGDLLYVADLTKKEAGGNYHVETMARSQWDELGASRRRKRMEALAPSARAEFPPVPSAARAEAAGALSAIIYGAEWCKPCHQAEAYLKSRGVKVVHKDIERDPGAAKEMQAKLAKAGLGAGSIPVIDLGGQLFKGFSPSALDRAISSQRKSETL, encoded by the coding sequence ATGAAATCGAGTTCCCAGTTTCCCATTGCGACGCACCAACGCTCCCTGCGGGCGGCGTTCTGGCGACGCTTCAACGGGGTGTTCTCGCGCATCCTGGTGGTCACTCTGTTGAGCGCCTCGGCCACCACTCTGATCGGCTGCGATCGCGATCCGAGTGATCCCCACCGCAGCACAGAGCCCAAAGCCAACGAACTGCCGCCGTTGGAGCTTCGAGATGACACGCCGAATCTGCTCTTGACCTGGCTCGACGAGAAGGGCGAGTTCCACGTCGTTCAGAAGGTCGCAGACGTCCCTGAGAATGCGCGGAGTCACGTGCGGGTCGTGCAGACCACGGCTACCGATGGCTCCGGTGATCTGCTTTACGTGGCTGACCTGACGAAGAAGGAAGCCGGCGGGAATTACCATGTAGAAACGATGGCTCGCTCACAATGGGATGAGCTCGGGGCGAGCCGCCGCCGCAAGCGCATGGAGGCTCTCGCTCCCAGCGCCCGCGCGGAGTTCCCCCCGGTGCCCAGCGCAGCGCGGGCCGAAGCAGCGGGCGCTCTGTCAGCGATCATCTACGGGGCCGAGTGGTGCAAGCCGTGCCATCAGGCTGAGGCGTACCTGAAGAGCCGAGGCGTGAAGGTCGTGCACAAGGACATCGAGCGCGATCCAGGTGCGGCTAAGGAAATGCAGGCAAAGCTTGCCAAAGCTGGGCTCGGCGCCGGCTCGATTCCAGTCATCGACCTCGGCGGACAGTTGTTCAAGGGCTTCAGCCCGAGCGCGCTAGACCGCGCCATCAGTTCCCAGCGCAAATCCGAGACGCTGTAG
- the pssA gene encoding CDP-diacylglycerol--serine O-phosphatidyltransferase yields MPEVAVRSLLRQAVRASRRRKCAEITPPTSRPENVFRAQAPTGLPRRAKLASKAVGLRRKQPVRRRRRRRLDLKKTLFVLPNAITLGSIFCGFNAILIVSTGSPSGADFYKAAMLLIFAMFFDLLDGRVARMTKTQSAFGLQIDSLADIVSFGVAPSVLVYKWSLYRFPTAGVLAAFMFAACGAIRLARFNVLSSDSSGTPIKPGKYVTGLPIPPASGVLITLVVANHAVSGALGQAQYSLLIMVVTIVLSLLMVSNVQFRSFKDLKLNTGTVLFVLFIIGSSAVVWQKFEPPFVLVWLLSMYIAIGILEWIRSIPGKVKRARERAEMDTLPPAE; encoded by the coding sequence ATGCCGGAAGTGGCCGTGCGGTCTTTGCTGCGTCAGGCCGTTCGCGCCTCGCGGAGGCGAAAATGCGCCGAAATCACGCCTCCAACCAGCAGGCCAGAGAACGTCTTCCGTGCCCAAGCGCCGACTGGACTGCCGCGCCGCGCAAAGCTAGCTTCAAAGGCCGTGGGGTTACGCCGTAAACAACCTGTCAGGCGACGCCGAAGGCGCCGTCTCGATCTGAAGAAGACGCTCTTCGTGCTTCCCAACGCGATCACGTTGGGCAGCATCTTCTGCGGCTTCAACGCGATCCTGATCGTATCGACCGGCTCCCCGAGCGGCGCGGACTTCTACAAAGCGGCGATGCTGCTGATCTTCGCGATGTTCTTTGACCTGCTCGATGGTCGCGTCGCGCGCATGACCAAGACACAAAGTGCGTTTGGTCTGCAAATCGACTCACTAGCCGACATCGTCAGCTTTGGAGTCGCCCCGAGCGTGCTGGTCTACAAGTGGTCGCTCTACCGTTTCCCCACGGCTGGCGTACTGGCTGCCTTCATGTTCGCAGCGTGTGGTGCAATTCGTCTGGCCCGTTTCAACGTCTTGTCGTCGGACTCCTCGGGGACTCCGATCAAGCCAGGCAAATACGTGACGGGGCTCCCCATCCCACCCGCCAGCGGCGTGCTGATCACGCTGGTCGTCGCGAACCACGCGGTCAGCGGCGCACTTGGACAGGCGCAGTACAGCCTGCTCATCATGGTAGTGACCATCGTGCTCAGCCTGCTGATGGTGAGCAACGTCCAGTTCCGGTCATTCAAGGATCTCAAGCTGAACACCGGCACGGTGTTGTTCGTGTTGTTCATCATCGGCTCCAGCGCCGTCGTGTGGCAGAAGTTCGAGCCACCTTTCGTGCTCGTGTGGTTGCTCTCGATGTACATCGCGATAGGCATCCTGGAGTGGATCCGGTCCATTCCCGGTAAGGTGAAGCGCGCACGCGAGCGAGCGGAGATGGACACCTTGCCACCTGCGGAGTAG
- a CDS encoding LysM peptidoglycan-binding domain-containing protein — MSQSSNRGSRRIVHLASLLLLGGASSSLYAVDAAAQDEGGASAGGGETTTITVTPPSSTTSTETTLPPPGYPAPGTDLEGHLPSSSHASSDISRSSDGFDLLPSGRGGGTLRGNKGAEAITGNRAMSVPQIHMVKRGDTLWDLSSHYYRNPYMWPKLWSYNPQIQNPHWIYPGDQLRMRLDGGGSVPISGDASFIDRRPQVPHDTIFLRDQGYIDDPKRDVWGQLVGAREDQMLLAEGNHVYMIMRPGVELRLGQLLTLFTEVRQPKKVPGARKPKGSIVAIKGSVKIEQWDPKTRIARGKIVESLDVIERGMKLGPIGRRYDVVPPKRNDTDVWARILTGVYPHVFMAQNQVVFIDKGKKDGLEAGNRLFVVRRGDSWRRSLKTATKMARDRVRQDVNDDVEIERTPLDGDENKFPEEIIGELRILRVRDDSSVALVTVSHRELVPGDRAVARKGF, encoded by the coding sequence ATGAGCCAAAGCAGCAATCGAGGCTCCCGGCGGATCGTCCACCTGGCAAGCTTGCTCTTGTTGGGCGGAGCGAGCTCGTCACTGTACGCGGTGGACGCCGCTGCCCAGGATGAGGGGGGCGCCAGCGCGGGTGGGGGGGAGACGACCACCATCACAGTCACGCCCCCGTCCTCGACTACCTCGACGGAGACCACCCTTCCTCCGCCCGGTTACCCCGCACCAGGTACCGACCTCGAAGGGCACCTGCCCTCGAGCAGCCACGCGAGCAGCGACATCTCTCGCTCCAGCGACGGCTTTGACCTGCTGCCCAGTGGGCGGGGCGGTGGAACGCTGCGCGGAAATAAAGGCGCGGAAGCGATCACGGGAAACCGCGCGATGTCCGTCCCGCAGATCCACATGGTCAAGCGGGGCGACACGCTCTGGGACTTGAGCTCTCACTACTACCGAAACCCGTACATGTGGCCCAAGCTCTGGAGCTACAACCCGCAGATCCAGAACCCGCACTGGATCTATCCGGGCGATCAGCTGCGCATGCGGCTGGATGGTGGAGGGAGCGTGCCGATCAGCGGCGATGCTTCGTTCATCGATCGCAGACCGCAGGTCCCCCACGACACGATCTTCCTGCGCGACCAGGGCTACATCGACGATCCCAAGCGCGACGTCTGGGGGCAGCTGGTAGGCGCCCGTGAAGATCAGATGCTGCTCGCCGAGGGCAATCACGTCTATATGATCATGCGTCCCGGCGTGGAGCTCCGTCTGGGGCAGCTGCTCACGCTCTTTACCGAGGTTCGGCAGCCCAAGAAGGTCCCTGGTGCGCGAAAGCCCAAGGGGTCGATCGTGGCGATCAAGGGCAGCGTGAAAATCGAACAGTGGGATCCGAAGACGCGCATTGCTCGGGGAAAGATCGTCGAGTCTTTGGACGTCATCGAGCGCGGCATGAAGCTCGGCCCCATCGGGCGTCGCTATGACGTGGTACCCCCAAAGCGCAACGACACGGACGTTTGGGCGCGCATCCTCACAGGCGTCTATCCCCACGTCTTCATGGCGCAGAACCAAGTCGTCTTCATCGACAAGGGCAAGAAGGACGGCCTGGAAGCTGGCAATCGGCTGTTCGTGGTGCGCCGGGGAGACAGCTGGCGACGCTCGCTCAAGACAGCGACCAAAATGGCCCGTGACCGCGTGCGTCAGGACGTCAACGATGACGTGGAGATCGAACGCACTCCCCTCGACGGTGACGAAAATAAGTTCCCTGAGGAAATCATCGGGGAGCTTCGCATCTTGCGCGTTCGCGACGACAGCTCAGTCGCCTTGGTGACCGTCTCGCATCGTGAGCTCGTGCCAGGCGATCGAGCAGTGGCGCGCAAGGGCTTCTAG
- the ccsA gene encoding cytochrome c biogenesis protein CcsA, with amino-acid sequence MSWIASISFYVGVVLYSVAATLFLVDLGRAEPAPSTRGAPGVLALASVAHAAHIVGASLLTNVCPVESLQFALSASALIASWVYLGLRVRYRINAIGAIVAPLGLAFMVGAQFVRAGSPTEEVPRSLLALHVTANLLGFGFFLMAGAAAAFYLLQQRRLKDKRRLGSVGRMPALDTLDTTEHRLLVAGFLLLTLGIVSGAAFATSLSAESSTQVVRAGLAYVTWLVVAGVLVMRAVAGWRGKRAAYGTLVGVSGLVLVILLYVVSAARGGL; translated from the coding sequence ATGAGCTGGATCGCCAGCATCTCTTTCTACGTTGGCGTCGTGCTGTACTCGGTTGCAGCCACGTTGTTCCTCGTCGATCTCGGACGTGCGGAGCCTGCGCCCAGTACCCGTGGTGCGCCGGGCGTGCTGGCCTTGGCGAGCGTTGCTCACGCTGCTCACATCGTGGGCGCGAGTCTGTTGACCAATGTTTGCCCTGTGGAATCTCTGCAGTTCGCGCTGAGCGCCTCGGCGCTGATCGCGAGCTGGGTCTACCTTGGGCTGCGAGTGCGCTATCGGATCAACGCGATCGGTGCAATCGTCGCCCCCCTGGGGCTTGCGTTCATGGTTGGCGCCCAGTTCGTCCGCGCTGGCAGCCCGACCGAGGAAGTGCCGCGGTCGCTGCTGGCTCTCCACGTCACGGCGAACCTGCTCGGCTTCGGGTTCTTCCTGATGGCCGGCGCTGCTGCTGCCTTTTACCTGCTGCAGCAACGACGTCTGAAGGACAAGCGGCGCCTCGGCAGTGTGGGACGCATGCCCGCGTTGGACACCCTCGACACGACTGAGCACCGCTTACTCGTTGCGGGTTTCTTGCTGCTGACGCTCGGCATCGTGAGTGGTGCGGCGTTCGCTACCTCGCTCTCCGCGGAAAGCTCGACCCAAGTGGTTCGAGCTGGCCTGGCTTATGTCACGTGGCTGGTGGTCGCTGGAGTGTTGGTGATGCGGGCGGTTGCGGGTTGGCGTGGGAAGCGGGCGGCGTACGGCACCCTCGTGGGTGTCAGCGGTCTGGTGCTCGTGATCTTGCTCTATGTCGTCAGTGCGGCGCGAGGTGGGCTGTGA
- a CDS encoding glutamyl-tRNA reductase, with protein MIVVVGISHRTAPIAVREKLAVGKADLPEVLESLCASPVLGEAMIVSTCNRLEVVAAVARGADAEAAARAIQTSLGTRASGIEPHLYSFLGGEAVRHLFRVASSLDSLVLGEPQILGQVKDAFEVAQSAGTVGVHLRQVLPRALRAAKRVRTETNIGAGLVSVPSVAVDLTQQIFGDLSKRTVTLIGSGEMAETVAKLLRQSGSRILVVGRTPERVRELCDRVGGEGRSWDQLSESLIAADVVISSTSAPHYVVTRDLVKSLRRPRKGRSLFFIDLAVPRDIDPECESVDNVFVYNVDDFSRVVAETQSARQKEAERAEEIIKDAVRGYDRWAEAAQVTPLIVAMRAAFGGVLNQELERSFKGKLKHLGEDERRSVEKMLDAALNKLLHTPSQRLREAATAGDDGARLEELVTGARELFDLGDALDVEEPLQASDRRATEGE; from the coding sequence GTGATCGTCGTCGTTGGGATCTCCCACCGCACCGCGCCCATCGCCGTTCGCGAGAAGCTAGCGGTTGGCAAGGCGGATCTACCTGAGGTGCTCGAGTCGTTGTGCGCCTCGCCCGTGCTCGGTGAGGCGATGATCGTCTCGACTTGCAACCGCCTGGAGGTCGTGGCCGCGGTTGCACGAGGAGCGGACGCCGAGGCTGCAGCCCGCGCTATCCAAACCTCCCTCGGGACGCGGGCCAGCGGCATCGAACCTCATCTCTACTCCTTTCTGGGAGGCGAAGCCGTACGGCACCTGTTCCGTGTGGCATCGTCCTTGGATTCACTCGTGCTGGGTGAGCCGCAAATCCTCGGGCAGGTGAAGGACGCCTTCGAGGTGGCGCAGTCCGCTGGCACCGTGGGTGTGCACCTACGCCAGGTGCTCCCGCGGGCGTTGAGGGCCGCAAAACGGGTCCGTACGGAAACGAACATCGGCGCGGGTTTGGTCAGCGTTCCCAGCGTTGCCGTGGATTTGACCCAGCAGATCTTCGGGGACCTGAGCAAGCGTACGGTGACGCTGATCGGCTCCGGGGAGATGGCGGAGACGGTCGCCAAGTTGCTGCGTCAGAGCGGCTCGAGGATTCTCGTCGTTGGACGCACCCCAGAGCGCGTGCGAGAGCTGTGCGATCGCGTTGGGGGTGAGGGGAGGAGCTGGGATCAGTTGTCCGAGTCGCTGATCGCGGCGGATGTCGTGATCTCCAGCACCAGCGCACCGCACTATGTGGTGACCCGCGACTTGGTGAAGTCGCTCCGCAGGCCGCGCAAGGGCCGCAGCTTGTTCTTCATCGACCTCGCAGTACCTCGCGACATCGACCCGGAGTGTGAGTCGGTCGACAACGTCTTCGTCTACAACGTGGATGACTTCTCGCGCGTGGTTGCCGAGACGCAGAGCGCTCGTCAGAAAGAAGCCGAGCGCGCCGAGGAGATCATCAAGGACGCCGTTCGAGGCTACGACCGCTGGGCGGAGGCCGCGCAAGTCACACCGCTGATCGTGGCGATGCGCGCGGCGTTTGGCGGGGTGCTGAACCAAGAGCTAGAGCGCTCCTTCAAGGGCAAGCTGAAGCACCTCGGGGAAGACGAACGGCGCTCCGTCGAAAAGATGCTCGACGCGGCATTGAACAAGCTGCTCCACACCCCGAGCCAGCGCCTGCGAGAGGCTGCTACGGCTGGCGATGACGGCGCGCGACTGGAAGAGCTGGTGACCGGCGCCCGCGAGCTGTTCGACCTCGGGGACGCGCTGGATGTGGAAGAGCCGTTGCAGGCGTCGGACAGGCGTGCGACTGAGGGCGAATGA
- the hemC gene encoding hydroxymethylbilane synthase: MSLTLIVATRKSQLALAQSRAWMRALEAARPGLTCEELHVTTTGDRIQDRALSQIGGKGLFIKEIEEAILAGEAQLAVHSMKDVPAELAPGLEIGCVPLREDPRDVAVTQSGKPLAELPSGAKVGTSSLRRSIQISAWRPDLQIVPLRGNVDTRLRKCQEGEVDAILLARAGLARLGLLDRITETLAPELVLPAVGQGALAIELASRDEQSREQIVALDDPDTHVAVAAERGLMLAVDGNCQVPVAAYAERTAQGMRLRGMLANADGTNLRKREVAVAWPSDNQEAHRIGLELGRELASIQS, from the coding sequence ATGAGCCTGACGCTGATTGTCGCCACGCGGAAGAGCCAGCTCGCGCTGGCCCAGTCCCGCGCCTGGATGCGCGCCCTGGAAGCTGCTCGCCCCGGACTCACGTGCGAAGAGCTACACGTCACCACCACGGGGGACCGCATCCAGGACCGCGCCCTGAGCCAGATCGGGGGCAAGGGGCTGTTCATCAAGGAAATCGAAGAGGCGATCCTTGCCGGTGAAGCCCAGCTCGCAGTGCACTCCATGAAAGACGTACCCGCAGAGCTCGCGCCGGGGCTCGAAATCGGCTGCGTCCCGCTGCGTGAAGATCCACGAGACGTTGCGGTCACGCAGAGCGGGAAGCCGCTGGCTGAGCTCCCGAGCGGCGCGAAGGTCGGCACCTCTTCGCTGCGTCGCTCGATTCAAATTTCCGCGTGGAGACCCGATCTGCAAATCGTCCCCCTGCGCGGCAACGTCGACACCCGGCTTCGCAAGTGCCAAGAAGGAGAGGTCGACGCGATCTTGCTTGCGCGCGCCGGGCTCGCGCGCCTCGGGCTCTTGGATCGCATCACGGAAACGCTCGCTCCCGAGCTGGTGTTGCCTGCGGTCGGGCAAGGCGCGCTGGCGATTGAGCTGGCTTCCAGAGACGAGCAGTCTCGTGAACAGATCGTGGCCTTGGATGACCCGGACACGCACGTCGCCGTCGCGGCGGAGCGCGGGTTGATGCTGGCGGTGGACGGCAACTGTCAGGTGCCGGTCGCCGCCTACGCGGAGCGCACGGCGCAAGGGATGCGCTTGCGTGGCATGCTCGCGAACGCCGACGGAACGAACTTGCGCAAGCGGGAAGTCGCCGTGGCTTGGCCGAGCGACAACCAGGAGGCCCACCGTATCGGACTCGAGTTGGGTCGGGAGCTAGCGAGCATTCAGAGCTGA